Within Chelatococcus sp. HY11, the genomic segment GTCGTGGTCCTGCCTGCCGGGGGCTCACACGCCTAAGATCATGGCGCGGGTCCGTCATCGATGTGACCGGGACGAGCCCGGCCAAGAAAGCTTCGGGTGGTGAAGCGCGATCAATCTTGGCGGCGCGGGTCCGATTCCGCGTCCAGATAAAGCCGGCAATCCGGATGCAGGCGCAATGCGCTCGCCGGGCACGCCGTATCCAAAGGGCCCTCAAGAGCGCGTTCGACAGCCTCGCGTTTGGCCGCGCCAGGCACCACGCAAAACAGGCGGCCGGCATCGAGGAGGCGCGGGACCGTGAGGGTCACGGCGCGCCGGGGCACATCCGCAATCGTCGCGAAGGCGCCATCATCGACCTGCTGCTGGCGGCACACATCGTCGAGCGTGACGATCTTGACCGCTTGCGGGTCCGCGAAATCAGCAACCGGCGGATCGTTGAACGCAAGATGTCCGTTGACGCCTATGCCGAGGCAGACAATGTCGATCGGTGCCGCCGCGAGGCTTGCCGCGTAAGCCGCCACCGCCGCGTCGGCGTCCGTACCGGGGTCGATCAGGTGGACGGCGGCAAAGGGCAACCGATCGAAAATCGCGCGACGCAACCAGCTCCCGAAACGCTGGGGCGCGTCTGCGGGCAGGTCGAGATATTCGTCCATATGGAAAGCCGTGACCCGTCGCCAGTCGATGCCCGGCTCCGCGATCAGGGACTGCAACATGTCGCTCTGGCTGACGGCGGCGGCAAAGACCATGCGCACACCGGCCTGCCTTGCCAATCGCGAACGGAGCTCGGTGGCAACGTCAGCCGCGGCGGCGCGTCCCATCTCCGGCCGCGTGTCAAAGGACAGAACGACCGGCCGCACAGCTTGCTGTCCTGCAACTGATTCCATCAGGCCTTCCCTCTCGACCTCATCATTCACCCGCCGCCGCCAAGGGTGACGGCATGCCGGTTCGCGTGCCCCGGGAGGTCGCGCATCCACCGCCGGCTTATGAAACTCCTATGCAACCGATTGCATGTCAAGCCACCGAAGTTCACCCCCTCGCCCCTATGCCGCGTTCGTCAGCAAGGCGATTTTCCGCTAGTCTCTTCGTATGATCAGATATTTCGAGAACAGTCGGGTGCGGGAAAAGGCTTGATGGACGACGAAACATCCCGGCGGCGCGTACCCACCATCGATCAAGTGGCAGCCTTGGCGGGCGTTTCGCGCGCCACCGTTTCACGCGCCTTCACCCGGCCGGAAATGTTGAGCGAAGCCACTGTCCAGCGGGTCAAGGCCATTGCCCGGGACGTCGGCTATGTCCCGAATCAGGTTGCGCGCGCGCTGAGCACCGGCCGGCACGGCAATCTGGCGCTCATCGTTCCCGATGTCGCCAATCCCTTCTTCCCCCCGCTGATCAGGGCCGCGCAATTGCGCGCCGACGAAGCCGGCTTCTGCGTTTTCCTCGGCAATTCCGACGAACTGGCGGCGCGTGAGGACGTCCTTGTCGGCCGTTTCACCAGTCAGGTCGAGGGAATGATCCTCGTGTCCTCGCGTCTCGATGAAGAGCGTATCCGGCTCTACGCCGAACGACGGCCGATCGTGCTCGTCAATCGCGACGTCGCCGGCATTCCGAGGGTACTCATCGACAGCGCGACGGGCATCACGGCCGCGCTCGCACACCTCATCGACCATGGCCATCGCCGCATCGTCTATGTCAGCGGACCATCGGCCTCGTGGTCCAACCAGCAGCGCCGCCTCGCTTTGCGCCGGGAGGCGGCCAAGCGTGGAGTCGAGATCATCGCCATCCCGGCGCGCCCTCCGACACATGAGACCGGCTACGCGGCAACGGGGCAGATTCTGGCCTCCAAGGCCACGGCCGCGCTAGCCTTTGACGATCTCGTCGCGCAGGGGCTTCTCGCGGGCCTGGCCGAACGCGGCATCGACGTGCCCGGCCAGTTCAGCGTCGTCGGCTGCGATGACGTGCTCGGAGCGACCACCTATCCCCCGCTCACGACCGTCTCCGCGCGTTGCAAGGAGGCGGGCCAGGTCGCGGCCGACCTGCTCATGGATCTTTTGAAGGTCAAAGCCATGCGCGACGTCCGCTATGTGCTTGAGTCCCATCTCGTCGTGCGCGGAACGACAGGGCCGGTCGCCGTCTCCTGATCGGTCTTCGTGCCGGCGATCGACGAACGCCGCTTGACACGCAACCGGTTGCACGACACTTTTTCAGGAGAGGCGATCCAGAGCGCCAGCGTCAGAGGGGATCCGATCATGACATTCGCAGGTTCGACATCCGGTAAGCCCGCACGGAAGCGGCCCATCCTTGCCATCACAGCGGCGGCGTTCTTTGCGTCCATGCTGCCCGCCCAGGCCGAGAAGCTCACGATCTGGGGCGGCTGGCCCGAGATGGAACCGTTCTACAAGCGCGTCGGCGAACAGCTGAAGAAGAAATATCCGGATCTGGAAGTCAGCGTCGAACTGATCGCACTGCGCGAACATGAAAAGCGCAATGCACTCGCGCTGCCTTCAGGGGCGGCTGCCGACGTGATCGAGATGGAGGTCGAGGCGACCCGCTATCTGGAAGGCGGCCTTGTTCCCGCAGCGCCGGACAATGTCGTGAAGTTCGTCAAGGACGGCAAGCATTTCGACAAGTTCTTCCAGGACAGCGTCACCTTCGAGGACAAGATCTACGGTGTGCCGCTGTTCCGCGGACAGACCGCGCTCTACTACAACACCGACATGTACGCGAAAGCGGGCCTCTCCGGCGCGCCGAAGACCATGGAAGACTACACCCCTTACGCCGAAAAGCTGACGCAGCGCGATGCGCAGGGCAAGCCGACGGTCAGCGGCTGGAGCCTGCGCCTGTCGGGCGGCGGCCAGGGCGTGGCCGAGAAGTTCTGGATCAACCTGTTCCAGTTCGGCGGCAATCTGCTCGAGGAGAAAGACGGCAAATGGAAGGCCGCCTTCGCCAACGAGGCCGGTCGCAAGGCTTTCAAGCAGTATGTCGAGAATGTTCAGGTCCTGAAGACCGTATCGCCGGAGATGAAGGCGGATGCGGAAGCTTTCGAGCTTGAGCAGACGGCCATGTTCATCCGCGAATCCTGGGTGATCGGCGACATCGCCAAGAAGTCGCCCAATCTGAAATATGCCACCGCGCCGCTGCCGCGCGGCTCCATCGTCATCCCGGTCAATCTCTATGTGCCGACGAAGCCGGGCAAGAAGGCCGACCTCGCTTGGGAATACGTCCTCCAGGCGAACGAGCCGGAAAACCTGCAGTGGCTTCTCGACAACATCGGCTGGTTGCCGAACCGGAAGGATGTCGATTACTCCGCCATCATCGCAAAGACGCCCGCCTTCGGCGCCTTCGTCAATTTCCCCAGTGACTACAAGTTCTTCTCCCTGCCCGCCATCGCACCGGCCAGCGAGATCCTGACCCGCGTCGCGGCGCGCCTCGTGGACGGCTATACCAATCCGAAGCTCCAGAGCGACGCGGCCATCGACGCCTTCCTCAAGGAAGCGGCGGCGGAGGTCGATACCATCTTGAAGCGCGAAGGCCTGCTCGCCACGCCGT encodes:
- a CDS encoding extracellular solute-binding protein; this translates as MTFAGSTSGKPARKRPILAITAAAFFASMLPAQAEKLTIWGGWPEMEPFYKRVGEQLKKKYPDLEVSVELIALREHEKRNALALPSGAAADVIEMEVEATRYLEGGLVPAAPDNVVKFVKDGKHFDKFFQDSVTFEDKIYGVPLFRGQTALYYNTDMYAKAGLSGAPKTMEDYTPYAEKLTQRDAQGKPTVSGWSLRLSGGGQGVAEKFWINLFQFGGNLLEEKDGKWKAAFANEAGRKAFKQYVENVQVLKTVSPEMKADAEAFELEQTAMFIRESWVIGDIAKKSPNLKYATAPLPRGSIVIPVNLYVPTKPGKKADLAWEYVLQANEPENLQWLLDNIGWLPNRKDVDYSAIIAKTPAFGAFVNFPSDYKFFSLPAIAPASEILTRVAARLVDGYTNPKLQSDAAIDAFLKEAAAEVDTILKREGLLATP
- a CDS encoding LacI family DNA-binding transcriptional regulator; this translates as MDDETSRRRVPTIDQVAALAGVSRATVSRAFTRPEMLSEATVQRVKAIARDVGYVPNQVARALSTGRHGNLALIVPDVANPFFPPLIRAAQLRADEAGFCVFLGNSDELAAREDVLVGRFTSQVEGMILVSSRLDEERIRLYAERRPIVLVNRDVAGIPRVLIDSATGITAALAHLIDHGHRRIVYVSGPSASWSNQQRRLALRREAAKRGVEIIAIPARPPTHETGYAATGQILASKATAALAFDDLVAQGLLAGLAERGIDVPGQFSVVGCDDVLGATTYPPLTTVSARCKEAGQVAADLLMDLLKVKAMRDVRYVLESHLVVRGTTGPVAVS
- a CDS encoding glucosamine-6-phosphate deaminase, producing the protein MESVAGQQAVRPVVLSFDTRPEMGRAAAADVATELRSRLARQAGVRMVFAAAVSQSDMLQSLIAEPGIDWRRVTAFHMDEYLDLPADAPQRFGSWLRRAIFDRLPFAAVHLIDPGTDADAAVAAYAASLAAAPIDIVCLGIGVNGHLAFNDPPVADFADPQAVKIVTLDDVCRQQQVDDGAFATIADVPRRAVTLTVPRLLDAGRLFCVVPGAAKREAVERALEGPLDTACPASALRLHPDCRLYLDAESDPRRQD